One Amycolatopsis thermophila DNA segment encodes these proteins:
- the ftsY gene encoding signal recognition particle-docking protein FtsY, translated as MAQNLWFWITLVVVILLAILLISGLVVARRRKISLTEAEQERETKPPRGGGYQAGGGIALAPGGQKTETVEPPEHPAGERTEVDGQPGVGDDASVPRDSPRRGIVDVGLPEAASPAREAPPAPPDTPLTPPAPEVPASPPVTEAPQVPAAREPEPSAVAVEEPEPVSGRIERLRGRLSKSRSMFGQSLLGLLGAGDLDEDSWQDVEDTLLMADLGAATTTEIVETLRTELTARAVRTSAEARTVLKSVLTGALHPDWDRSVRALAHTVDGKKQPAVVLVAGVNGTGKTTTTGKLARVLVAQGSEVLLGAADTFRAAAADQLQTWSERVGAEVVRGKEGADPASVAFDSVKRGVDSGVDAVLIDTAGRLHTKTGLMDELGKVKRVVEKQAKVDEVLLVLDATTGQNGLMQARVFREVVDVTGIVLTKLDGTAKGGIVFQVQRELGVPVKLVGLGEGPDDLAPFEPAAFVDALLG; from the coding sequence GTGGCGCAAAACCTCTGGTTCTGGATCACCCTGGTGGTCGTCATCCTGCTGGCGATCCTCCTCATCAGCGGTCTGGTCGTCGCCCGTCGGCGGAAGATCAGCCTGACCGAGGCGGAGCAGGAGCGGGAGACCAAGCCGCCGAGAGGGGGCGGCTACCAGGCCGGTGGCGGCATCGCCCTGGCGCCTGGTGGTCAGAAGACGGAGACCGTCGAACCCCCCGAGCACCCCGCCGGTGAGCGCACCGAGGTCGACGGTCAGCCCGGTGTCGGCGACGACGCCTCCGTGCCCCGTGACTCGCCGCGGCGCGGCATCGTCGACGTGGGCCTGCCCGAGGCGGCTTCACCCGCGCGCGAGGCCCCACCGGCGCCGCCGGACACGCCCCTGACGCCGCCCGCGCCCGAGGTGCCCGCGTCGCCGCCGGTCACCGAGGCGCCGCAGGTCCCGGCCGCCCGCGAACCCGAGCCGTCCGCGGTCGCGGTCGAGGAGCCGGAGCCGGTCAGCGGGCGCATCGAGCGGCTGCGCGGACGGCTGTCGAAGTCCCGGTCGATGTTCGGGCAGAGCCTGCTCGGCCTGCTCGGCGCCGGTGACCTGGACGAGGACTCGTGGCAGGACGTCGAGGACACGCTGCTCATGGCGGACCTCGGCGCGGCGACGACCACGGAGATCGTCGAGACGCTGCGGACCGAGCTGACCGCCCGCGCGGTGCGGACGTCGGCCGAGGCGCGCACGGTGCTCAAGTCGGTGCTGACCGGGGCGCTGCACCCGGACTGGGACCGTTCGGTGCGGGCGCTGGCGCACACCGTGGACGGGAAGAAGCAGCCCGCGGTCGTGCTGGTCGCCGGCGTGAACGGCACCGGCAAGACCACGACCACCGGCAAGCTCGCGCGCGTGCTGGTCGCGCAGGGCAGCGAGGTCCTGCTCGGCGCCGCGGACACCTTCCGCGCCGCGGCGGCCGACCAGCTGCAGACGTGGTCGGAGCGCGTCGGGGCCGAGGTCGTGCGCGGCAAGGAGGGCGCGGACCCGGCGTCGGTCGCGTTCGACTCGGTCAAGCGCGGAGTGGACTCCGGGGTCGACGCGGTCCTGATCGACACCGCCGGGCGACTGCACACCAAGACGGGCCTGATGGACGAGCTCGGCAAGGTCAAGCGGGTGGTCGAAAAGCAGGCCAAGGTGGACGAGGTGCTCCTCGTCCTCGACGCGACGACCGGGCAGAACGGCCTCATGCAGGCCCGGGTGTTCCGCGAGGTCGTGGACGTCACCGGGATCGTGCTGACCAAGCTCGACGGGACCGCCAAGGGCGGCATCGTGTTCCAGGTCCAGCGCGAGCTCGGGGTGCCCGTGAAGCTCGTCGGACTGGGCGAAGGGCCGGACGACCTGGCGCCCTTCGAACCGGCCGCCTTCGTGGACGCCCTGCTGGGCTGA
- a CDS encoding anhydro-N-acetylmuramic acid kinase, translated as MRVVGLISGTSVDGIDVALADLDVSGDEVVLVPLGHSAHPYPDDLRRELLAVLPPSATSVEQVTRLDTRVGQAFAEAAATLADGAELVASLGQTVFHWVGDGRALGSLQLGQPAWIAERTGLPVVADLRARDIAAGGHGAPLAGTLDALWLRDLAPAVALNIGGIANVTVVRPDGVQAFDTGPGNALLDLAAHEVTHGAQHSDLDGAIAARGRVHPQLLDRLLAEPYYAAPPPKSTGKELFHAGYLRAAREGLDVGDEDLLATLTELTAVTIARACAGVTTVIVSGGGADNPSLMRALAAHLPGTRLATSDEFGLPREAKEAYLTALLGWLTWRGVPANLPAATGARGPRLLGSITPGAHALSMPAPHPVTVTRLRVAPHPDQPIGVPDAPS; from the coding sequence ATGCGCGTGGTCGGGCTCATCTCCGGTACCTCGGTCGACGGCATCGACGTGGCGTTGGCCGATCTGGACGTGTCCGGGGACGAGGTGGTCCTCGTCCCGCTGGGGCACTCCGCCCACCCCTACCCGGACGACCTGCGACGCGAGCTGCTCGCGGTCCTGCCGCCGTCCGCGACGAGCGTCGAGCAGGTCACGCGCCTCGACACCCGCGTCGGCCAGGCCTTCGCCGAGGCCGCGGCGACCCTCGCCGACGGCGCCGAGCTGGTCGCCTCGCTCGGCCAGACCGTCTTCCACTGGGTCGGCGACGGCCGCGCCCTGGGGTCGCTGCAGCTCGGGCAGCCGGCGTGGATCGCCGAACGCACCGGCCTGCCGGTGGTCGCCGACCTGCGGGCACGGGACATCGCCGCCGGCGGGCACGGCGCTCCCCTGGCCGGCACCCTGGACGCCCTGTGGCTGCGCGACCTCGCCCCGGCCGTCGCGCTCAACATCGGCGGCATCGCCAACGTGACCGTCGTGCGGCCGGACGGCGTGCAGGCCTTCGACACCGGGCCGGGCAACGCGCTGCTGGACCTCGCGGCGCACGAAGTGACCCACGGCGCGCAGCACAGCGACCTCGACGGTGCGATCGCCGCTCGCGGCCGGGTCCACCCGCAGCTGCTGGACCGCCTGCTCGCCGAGCCCTACTACGCGGCGCCACCGCCCAAGTCGACCGGCAAGGAGCTGTTCCACGCCGGCTACCTGCGCGCCGCCCGCGAGGGGCTCGACGTCGGCGACGAGGACCTTCTCGCGACGCTCACCGAGCTGACCGCGGTGACGATCGCCCGCGCCTGCGCCGGGGTGACGACCGTCATCGTCTCCGGCGGCGGCGCCGACAACCCGTCGCTGATGCGCGCGCTGGCCGCCCACCTGCCCGGGACGCGGCTGGCGACCAGTGACGAGTTCGGCCTGCCGCGCGAGGCCAAGGAGGCCTACCTGACCGCTCTGCTCGGCTGGCTGACCTGGCGCGGCGTCCCGGCGAACCTGCCCGCCGCGACCGGCGCGCGCGGTCCGCGCCTGCTCGGCAGCATCACCCCGGGTGCGCACGCGTTGTCGATGCCCGCTCCACATCCCGTGACCGTCACCCGTCTGCGGGTAGCGCCCCACCCCGACCAACCGATAGGAGTGCCTGATGCACCCAGTTGA
- a CDS encoding sodium:solute symporter, producing MHPVDLAIIVVYLAAMPAIGVLVGRRQRSATDYFIGERSLPWWAVCFSIVATETSTLTVISTPGLIWAASGNYNGLTYLQLPFGYIIGRTLVSFVLLPRYFKGQQTTAYAFLGQRFGSAMQGVSSVAFIVTRLLAEGVRLFAGAIPIQVILKHFGLNTSYWQIVVVLTALTVIYALVGGIKAVVWVDVIQLSVYIGGAIIAMIVLATKLPSGWTSRAADAGVFRLFDFNVDPLHLLTSQYAFVTAVVGGAIFTMASHGTDQLIVQRFLACRSVADGRKALIGSGVAVTIQFALFLFVGAMLWAHNGFRTLPQLGVKGDDVFTNFITSELPVGVAGLLIAAILASTMGALASALNALSNSTVADLYQRFTKRPPEDSKLLRHGRIWTLVWAVVFAVFGSMFSNRNNPVIEQGLSITGYTYGAMLGAFFLGMWVKRARQLDAIVAFVVTVAAMAVVVLGVKIPPAPGAKPVVLAFPWYTLLGVLITLVVGGALSLRHRSAETTAPKEPEPV from the coding sequence ATGCACCCAGTTGACCTGGCGATCATCGTGGTCTACCTGGCCGCGATGCCCGCGATCGGCGTGCTCGTGGGGCGGCGCCAGCGCTCGGCCACCGACTACTTCATCGGCGAGCGGAGCCTGCCGTGGTGGGCGGTGTGCTTCTCGATCGTCGCCACCGAGACCTCGACGCTGACCGTGATCAGCACGCCGGGCCTGATCTGGGCCGCGTCGGGCAACTACAACGGCCTGACCTACCTGCAGCTGCCCTTCGGTTACATCATCGGGCGGACGCTGGTGTCGTTCGTGCTGCTGCCGCGGTACTTCAAGGGCCAGCAGACCACCGCGTACGCCTTCCTCGGGCAGCGGTTCGGCTCCGCGATGCAGGGCGTGTCGTCGGTGGCGTTCATCGTGACGCGGCTGCTGGCCGAGGGCGTGCGGCTGTTCGCCGGCGCGATCCCGATCCAGGTCATCCTCAAGCACTTCGGCCTGAACACGTCGTACTGGCAGATCGTCGTGGTGCTGACGGCGCTGACCGTGATCTACGCGCTGGTCGGCGGCATCAAGGCGGTCGTGTGGGTGGACGTGATCCAGCTGTCGGTGTACATCGGCGGCGCGATCATCGCGATGATCGTCCTGGCCACGAAACTGCCGTCGGGCTGGACCTCGCGCGCCGCGGACGCCGGGGTGTTCCGGCTCTTCGACTTCAACGTCGACCCGCTGCACCTGCTGACCAGCCAGTACGCGTTCGTCACGGCCGTGGTCGGCGGCGCGATCTTCACGATGGCCTCGCACGGCACCGACCAGCTCATCGTGCAGCGGTTCCTGGCCTGCCGCAGCGTCGCCGACGGGCGCAAGGCGCTGATCGGCAGCGGGGTCGCGGTGACCATCCAGTTCGCGTTGTTCCTGTTCGTCGGCGCGATGCTGTGGGCGCACAACGGGTTCCGCACGCTGCCCCAGCTGGGCGTGAAGGGCGACGACGTGTTCACGAACTTCATCACCAGCGAGCTGCCGGTCGGGGTGGCCGGGTTGCTGATCGCGGCGATCCTGGCGTCCACGATGGGTGCGCTGGCCTCGGCGTTGAACGCGTTGTCGAACTCGACGGTGGCCGACCTCTACCAGCGGTTCACCAAGCGCCCGCCGGAGGATTCGAAACTGCTGCGGCACGGGCGGATCTGGACGCTGGTGTGGGCGGTGGTGTTCGCGGTGTTCGGGTCCATGTTCAGCAACCGGAACAACCCGGTGATCGAACAGGGGTTGTCGATCACGGGGTACACGTACGGCGCGATGCTGGGCGCGTTCTTCCTCGGCATGTGGGTCAAGCGGGCGCGGCAGCTGGACGCGATCGTCGCGTTCGTGGTGACGGTCGCGGCGATGGCGGTGGTGGTGCTGGGGGTGAAGATCCCACCCGCGCCCGGTGCGAAGCCGGTGGTGCTGGCGTTCCCGTGGTATACCCTGCTCGGCGTACTGATCACGCTCGTCGTGGGCGGCGCGCTGTCCCTGCGGCACCGCAGTGCGGAGACCACGGCCCCGAAGGAACCGGAGCCGGTTTAG
- a CDS encoding maleylpyruvate isomerase N-terminal domain-containing protein — translation MDANVLLSTAEVCAEFLSGHLDRDWSVAVPEMDLTVAGVVAHISDCLHWYAYDLTAGPVELSTMEAHVRAGSPPAELLVTLGTTAKVLAAVVATSAPDARGWHPWGIADPAGFAAMACDELLVHTHDAARGLGVTFEPPARLAAATLYRLFPWTPMDTAPWPTLLWANGRAALPGHPRLAKWRWHSAPLSEWDGSAPIS, via the coding sequence ATGGACGCCAACGTCCTGCTGAGCACCGCCGAGGTGTGCGCGGAGTTCCTCTCCGGGCACCTCGACCGCGACTGGTCGGTGGCGGTGCCGGAGATGGACCTGACGGTGGCGGGGGTCGTCGCCCACATCTCGGACTGCCTGCACTGGTACGCCTACGACCTCACCGCCGGGCCGGTCGAGCTCTCGACGATGGAGGCCCACGTGCGGGCCGGTTCGCCACCGGCCGAGCTGCTGGTGACGCTCGGCACGACGGCGAAGGTGCTGGCCGCCGTGGTGGCGACGAGCGCGCCGGACGCGCGCGGCTGGCACCCGTGGGGCATCGCCGACCCGGCCGGTTTCGCCGCCATGGCCTGCGACGAGCTGCTGGTGCACACCCACGACGCGGCCCGCGGTCTGGGCGTGACGTTCGAACCCCCGGCCCGCCTGGCGGCCGCGACGCTGTACCGGCTGTTCCCCTGGACGCCGATGGACACCGCCCCGTGGCCCACACTGTTGTGGGCCAACGGGCGCGCCGCCCTGCCGGGCCACCCGCGCCTGGCTAAGTGGCGGTGGCACAGCGCGCCACTGTCCGAATGGGACGGCTCGGCGCCGATCAGCTAG
- a CDS encoding glycoside hydrolase family 172 protein, translating into MVVVGLVLAFLVGVPAGAAPAPAASDKGPVGWDTYRSIDGLARMRPGEQVKQFSSFDRTGHNDDGFAGTYSCLREEPNGDCLLADARGAGEISSIWFTYESTTVAAIGRITIELDGRVVLQAPLQDVVNGSRGAPFVWPLVGNSADTMGGAVIKVPMPYTRSMRITTENNPHFYHVTYRQFADANGVRTFNPNDRATDVVQRLRGFGVNDPKPAAPGARAQVAPVDVPAGSAVSVPLPGGARRITQLSLRLPQVIAAPGLSDDGRAYGPGGSAFTATVAPDNDGVRITRRIDAGIGEQRADLLVGGQPAGQFTSGPARAGGGWVDQTIEVPAALTRNRSQLQVATRFVSSSEDVNEFRYEVHSKVGGQWVRTDVLDVGHNHANEEAVHGYTVDGERWSGLRHFRYAADPGQAAASEAVLEGLRLRLTFDGQTTVDAPVGEFFGSGLGKYASRTLLHSIDTTDNGAYTTWWPMPYGRSAVAELVNTSGVPVAGGSLEVTSAPDSAVASGLADGSLGYFHATQHRGGTVSGQDWNFLTAQGRGVFYGVTTSMRGGIPPGQNQLNYLEGDERMYPDGSASPAMHGTGSEDFYESGWYFQDGRDGGVEGVPYGMPQAGLVSREDGTDGCRYVCLNAYRLMIGDGVPFGNGIEFDIEHGDRSSMPADYSSTAYWYGQGAPSLSQSDVVEVGDDASRSQHGYSAPGDTRESLTSTFEGKGDTTPVTGTTTSTTQPVTFTARVDQANGGLRLHRVSDQAQAFQHARVFVNDRLVGEWYQPLGNTHSRWLEDSFDIPASATAGQTSVQVRLEPVAGAPAWSAARYTVFSQATPPPAQD; encoded by the coding sequence ATGGTGGTGGTCGGGCTGGTGCTCGCGTTCCTCGTCGGGGTGCCCGCCGGTGCGGCGCCGGCCCCGGCTGCGAGCGACAAGGGACCGGTGGGCTGGGACACCTACCGCTCGATCGACGGCCTGGCCCGCATGCGGCCGGGCGAGCAGGTGAAGCAGTTCTCCAGCTTCGACCGCACCGGGCACAACGACGACGGCTTCGCCGGCACCTATTCGTGCCTGCGCGAGGAACCCAACGGCGACTGCCTGCTCGCCGACGCCCGGGGCGCCGGGGAGATCTCCTCCATCTGGTTCACCTACGAATCGACGACCGTCGCCGCGATCGGGCGCATCACCATCGAACTCGACGGCCGCGTGGTGCTGCAGGCGCCGCTGCAGGACGTCGTCAACGGTTCGCGCGGTGCGCCGTTCGTGTGGCCGCTGGTGGGCAACTCGGCCGACACCATGGGCGGCGCGGTGATCAAGGTGCCGATGCCCTACACCCGCTCGATGCGCATCACCACCGAGAACAACCCGCACTTCTACCACGTCACCTACCGCCAGTTCGCCGACGCCAACGGCGTCCGGACCTTCAACCCGAACGACCGGGCCACCGACGTCGTCCAGCGCCTGCGCGGGTTCGGGGTGAACGACCCGAAACCCGCCGCACCCGGCGCCCGTGCCCAGGTCGCGCCGGTCGACGTGCCGGCCGGGTCCGCCGTGTCGGTCCCGCTGCCCGGCGGTGCGCGGCGCATCACCCAGCTCAGCCTCCGGTTGCCGCAGGTCATCGCGGCACCCGGGCTCTCCGACGACGGCCGCGCGTACGGACCCGGCGGCAGCGCTTTCACCGCGACCGTCGCCCCGGACAACGACGGTGTGCGCATCACGCGCCGCATCGACGCCGGCATCGGCGAGCAGCGGGCCGACCTCCTCGTCGGCGGGCAGCCGGCCGGCCAGTTCACCAGCGGCCCGGCCCGTGCCGGCGGCGGCTGGGTGGACCAGACCATCGAGGTGCCCGCCGCGTTGACGCGGAACCGGTCGCAGTTGCAGGTCGCGACGCGGTTCGTCTCCTCCAGCGAGGACGTCAACGAGTTCCGGTACGAGGTGCACAGCAAGGTCGGCGGCCAGTGGGTGCGCACCGACGTGCTCGACGTCGGGCACAACCACGCCAACGAGGAAGCCGTCCACGGGTACACAGTGGACGGTGAACGCTGGTCGGGACTGCGGCACTTCCGCTACGCGGCCGACCCGGGGCAGGCGGCGGCGTCCGAGGCGGTGCTGGAGGGCCTGCGGTTGCGGCTGACGTTCGACGGGCAGACCACCGTCGACGCGCCGGTGGGCGAGTTCTTCGGGTCGGGGCTGGGCAAGTACGCGTCCCGGACGCTGCTGCACTCCATCGACACCACGGACAACGGCGCCTACACGACGTGGTGGCCGATGCCGTACGGGCGCAGCGCGGTGGCCGAGCTGGTCAACACCTCGGGTGTGCCCGTCGCCGGGGGCAGCCTCGAGGTCACGTCCGCGCCGGACTCCGCGGTCGCCTCCGGGCTGGCCGACGGTTCGCTCGGCTACTTCCACGCGACCCAGCACCGCGGCGGCACGGTGTCCGGTCAGGACTGGAACTTCCTGACGGCGCAGGGGCGCGGCGTGTTCTACGGGGTCACCACCAGCATGCGCGGCGGCATCCCGCCGGGGCAGAACCAGCTGAACTACCTCGAGGGCGACGAGCGGATGTACCCGGACGGGTCGGCGAGCCCGGCGATGCACGGCACCGGGTCGGAGGACTTCTACGAGTCCGGGTGGTACTTCCAGGACGGCCGCGACGGCGGTGTCGAGGGTGTCCCGTACGGGATGCCGCAGGCGGGGCTGGTCAGCCGCGAGGACGGGACCGACGGGTGCCGGTACGTGTGCCTCAACGCCTACCGGCTGATGATCGGGGACGGGGTGCCGTTCGGCAACGGCATCGAGTTCGACATCGAGCACGGCGACCGCTCGTCGATGCCGGCCGACTACAGTTCGACGGCCTACTGGTACGGGCAGGGCGCACCGTCGCTGAGCCAGAGCGACGTGGTCGAGGTGGGCGACGACGCGAGCCGGTCGCAGCACGGGTACTCGGCGCCGGGGGACACCCGCGAGTCGCTGACGTCGACGTTCGAGGGCAAGGGCGACACGACACCGGTCACCGGGACCACGACGTCGACCACCCAGCCGGTCACGTTCACCGCCCGGGTCGACCAGGCCAACGGCGGGCTGCGGCTGCACCGCGTGTCCGACCAGGCACAGGCCTTCCAGCACGCGCGGGTGTTCGTGAACGACCGGCTCGTCGGCGAGTGGTACCAGCCGCTGGGCAACACCCACTCGCGGTGGCTGGAGGACAGCTTCGACATCCCGGCCTCCGCGACGGCCGGGCAGACGTCGGTGCAGGTTCGGCTCGAGCCGGTGGCCGGAGCGCCGGCCTGGTCCGCGGCGCGCTACACGGTGTTCTCGCAGGCCACACCGCCGCCGGCGCAGGACTGA